A single region of the Brassica rapa cultivar Chiifu-401-42 chromosome A03, CAAS_Brap_v3.01, whole genome shotgun sequence genome encodes:
- the LOC103857527 gene encoding uncharacterized protein LOC103857527 has translation MRGSASLVTLNHKILRPCRKLLIRITKSCPRRQTRHLKLKKASSSSSSKPGNKVTKVVALFFLSFHKKKQKKEKMKRLNELRSYSHAVSDQKKTKKKASKQESSKKKVFPSRITMSWLGQGKGNNTHEVPQDHDPRRDSTSAFIP, from the coding sequence ATGAGAGGGTCTGCATCGTTGGTAACGTTAAACCACAAGATTCTCCGACCGTGTAGGAAACTCTTGATCAGAATCACCAAGAGCTGTCCTCGGCGCCAAACCCGGCATTTGAAACTCAagaaagcttcttcttcttcttcaagtaaGCCAGGGAACAAGGTTaccaaggtggtggccttgttcttcctctctttccacaagaagaagcagaagaaagaaaagatgaaGCGGCTTAACGAACTAAGGAGCTACTCCCACGCTGTCAGTGAccagaagaagacaaagaagaaggcCTCAAAACAGGAATCAAGCAAGAAGAAGGTGTTCCCATCAAGAATCACAATGTCTTGGCTAGGTCAGGGTAAGGGTAACAACACTCATGAAGTTCCTCAAGATCATGATCCACGTAGAGACAGCACAAGCGCATTCATTCCTTGA